One Amaranthus tricolor cultivar Red isolate AtriRed21 chromosome 1, ASM2621246v1, whole genome shotgun sequence DNA window includes the following coding sequences:
- the LOC130818491 gene encoding cysteine-rich and transmembrane domain-containing protein WIH2-like isoform X2 has translation MYNQQQPPVGVPPPQGYPPEAYPKEAYPPAGYPTQGYPPPQGGYGYPPQGGYPPPQYAPQYAQPPPQQQQQSVGFMEGCLAALCCCCLLDACF, from the exons atGTATAATCAACAACAACCGCCTGTTGGTGTTCCTCCTCCTCAAG GTTATCCACCAGAAGCATACCCAAAAGAAGCATACCCACCAGCCGGGTATCCTACACAAGGCTACCCACCCCCACAAGGAGGTTATGGATACCCTCCACAAGGTGGGTACCCCCCTCCTCAGTATGCCCCACAATATGCTCAACCTCCTCCTCAGCAACAGCAGCAAAGCGTTGGTTTCATGGAAGGATG TTTGGCTGCTCTGTGCTGTTGCTGCCTGTTGGACGCCTGCTTTTGA
- the LOC130818509 gene encoding amino acid permease 6-like has protein sequence MSSSLENGANTPDVDDDGRIKRTGTLLTASAHIITAVIGSGVLSLAWAEAQMGWIPGAIVLLMFSLITWYVSRLQADCYRNHITGKRHYTYKEAVRSILGGRKYKYCALAQYTNFVGVSIGYTITASISMAAVKRAICFHKNGHEVGCHVKNNLFIIIFGIIEIFLSQVPNFHKLSWLSVIAAVMSFGYSFIGISLSIAKVTRVGIARTTLTGVVVGLDVTLSKKIWNILTALGNMAFAYAFSMVLIEIQDTLKSKPTESVVMKKAITIGSNITTFFYMLCGMMGYAAFGNDAPGNFLTGFGFFEPYWLVAIANIFIVIHLVGAYQVFVQPLFEFVETSCGERWPTKKFIREKYGIKIPVCGVYELNLMNIIWRTGYVIIISTIAMILPFFNDIVGLMGALSFWPLTIYFPIEMYIAQGKVITRSYKWYFFKFLSFSCFIVSVLSATASLYGIISNITTFKPFQSIS, from the exons ATGTCGTCGTCTTTAGAAAACGGAGCTAACACACCTGATGTGGATGACGATGGTCGAATCAAAAGAACCG GTACATTGCTCACTGCAAGTGCTCATATTATCACAGCAGTAATCGGATCAGGAGTGTTATCGCTAGCATGGGCCGAGGCCCAAATGGGTTGGATCCCTGGAGCCATTGTTTTATTGATGTTCTCTCTTATAACCTGGTATGTTTCTAGATTACAGGCTGATTGTTACCGGAATCATATCACTGGAAAGCGACATTACACTTATAAAGAGGCTGTCAGATCTATCCTAG GTGGAAGAAAATACAAATACTGTGCCTTAGCTCAATATACCAATTTCGTAGGAGTATCAATTGGCTATACAATCACTGCATCTATAAGCATGGC GGCGGTAAAACGAGCCATATGCTTCCACAAAAATGGGCATGAAGTAGGATGTCACgtaaaaaataatctatttataataatatttggaattattgaaatatttttgtCTCAAGTGCCCAATTTTCACAAACTATCATGGCTTTCTGTTATTGCTGCTGTAATGTCTTTTGGTTATTCCTTCATAGGAATCAGTCTTAGCATTGCAAAAGTTACAA GGGTAGGCATTGCAAGGACCACGTTGACAGGTGTAGTAGTTGGATTAGACGTAACTCTATCCAAaaaaatttggaatatattaacAGCATTAGGAAATATGGCATTTGCTTATGCTTTCTCCATGGTTCTCATCGAGATACAG GATACATTAAAATCAAAACCTACCGAATCTGTGGTAATGAAAAAAGCAATCACCATAGGGTCTAATATCACCACATTCTTTTACATGTTGTGCGGAATGATGGGTTACGCAGCATTTGGAAATGACGCACCTGGAAATTTCTTAACTGGATTTGGTTTTTTTGAACCTTATTGGCTCGTTGCAATTGCCAATATTTTCATTGTTATTCATCTTGTTGGAGCGTATCAG GTTTTTGTGCAGCCATTGTTCGAATTTGTAGAGACGAGTTGTGGTGAAAGATGgccaacaaaaaaatttataagagAAAAATATGGGATAAAAATTCCAGTATGCGGTGTGTATGAATTGAATTTGATGAATATAATATGGAGGACAGGTTACGTGATAATAATAAGTACAATTGCAATGATTCTTCCGTTCTTCAATGACATAGTCGGTCTTATGGGTGCATTGTCATTTTGGCCATTAACAATATATTTTCCGATTGAAATGTACATCGCACAGGGGAAAGTTATTACACGATCTTACAAATGGTATTTCTTTAAATTTCTAagtttttcttgttttattgtttCCGTGCTATCGGCTACTGCTTCCCTTTACGGCATTATTTCAAATATCACTACATTTAAACCTTTTCAATctatttcttaa
- the LOC130818491 gene encoding cysteine-rich and transmembrane domain-containing protein WIH2-like isoform X1: protein MYNQQQPPVGVPPPQGYPPEAYPKEAYPPAGYPTQGYPPPQGGYGYPPQGGYPPPQYAPQYAQPPPQQQQQSVGFMEGWYTFFFLDLDLKIFNFYLF, encoded by the exons atGTATAATCAACAACAACCGCCTGTTGGTGTTCCTCCTCCTCAAG GTTATCCACCAGAAGCATACCCAAAAGAAGCATACCCACCAGCCGGGTATCCTACACAAGGCTACCCACCCCCACAAGGAGGTTATGGATACCCTCCACAAGGTGGGTACCCCCCTCCTCAGTATGCCCCACAATATGCTCAACCTCCTCCTCAGCAACAGCAGCAAAGCGTTGGTTTCATGGAAGGATGGTATACCTTCTTTTTCTTAGATTTAGAtctcaaaatttttaatttctacttGTTCTAG
- the LOC130818501 gene encoding NDR1/HIN1-like protein 13 — protein MTSTTMAENRRSTPSSHQFYYSNTPSYFSTSSSSPSLIKGCCCCLFLLFSLLALLTLAVILVIVLAVKPKKPTYDLQQVAVQYVGISPTPTASPAGVSLSLSVRLLFTAVNPNKVGLKYGESRFTVMYKGIPLGRGVVPGFYQPAHSVKNVETVVTVDRVNLMQADASDLVKDASMYDKVELTVMGDVSAKIRIISFDSPGVQVSVNCEIVLSPKKQSLTYKQCGFDGLHI, from the coding sequence ATGACCTCAACAACAATGGCGGAAAATCGCCGATCAACCCCATCATCACATCAATTTTACTACTCAAACACGCCTTCATATTTCTCTACATCTTCATcgtctccttccttaatcaaaggttgttgttgttgtctttTCCTCCTCTTTTCTCTTCTAGCACTTCTAACTCTCGCTGTCATCCTCGTCATCGTACTCGCCGTTAAACCTAAAAAACCTACTTACGATCTTCAACAAGTCGCCGTCCAATATGTCGGAATCTCTCCTACACCCACTGCATCTCCTGCTGGCGTCTCCCTTTCTTTGTCGGTACGTTTACTTTTTACTGCGGTCAATCCCAATAAAGTTGGCTTGAAGTATGGGGAATCCAGATTTACTGTCATGTACAAGGGAATTCCGTTGGGTAGAGGGGTGGTTCCTGGGTTTTATCAACCTGCCCATAGTGTTAAAAATGTTGAAACTGTTGTCACTGTTGATAGGGTTAATTTGATGCAAGCTGATGCGTCGGATTTGGTCAAAGATGCTTCCATGTATGATAAAGTTGAATTGACTGTAATGGGTGATGTTAGTGCTAAAATTAGGATTATTAGTTTTGATTCACCTGGTGTTCAAGTTTCTGTTAATTGTGAGATTGTGTTGAGTCCTAAGAAGCAATCTCTGACTTATAAACAATGTGGGTTTGATGGGTTACATATTTGA